Proteins encoded by one window of Collimonas fungivorans:
- the lepA gene encoding translation elongation factor 4, translating to MNNIRNFSIIAHIDHGKSTLADRIIQSCGGLSDREMGAQVLDSMDIERERGITIKAQTAALSYKALDGQIYNLNLIDTPGHVDFSYEVSRSLSACEGALLVVDASQGVEAQTVANCYTALDLGVEVVPVLNKIDLPSADPDNAIAEIEDVIGIDAHDAVHCSAKTGLGVREVLESLIVKVPPPKGDPDAPLQALIVDSWFDNYVGVVMLVRIKNGTLRPKDKILLMATGSQHLTESVGVFTPKSQARESLSAGQVGFIIAGIKELKAAKVGDTVTLAAKPAAAALPGFKEVQPQVFAGLFPVEANQYDALRDSLEKLKLNDAALQYEPEVSQALGFGFRCGFLGLLHMEIVQERLEREFDMDLITTAPTVIYEVVKRDGTIMLVDNPSKMPDPSNIEEVREPIVTVNLYMPQEYVGSVITLCTQKRGQQVDMSYHGKQVKLTYEIPMAEVVLDFFDRLKSTSRGYASMDYEFKEYRSADVVKVDMLINSEKVDALAIIVHRANSQYRGRAVAAKMRELIPRQMFDVAIQAAIGANIISRENVKALRKNVLAKCYGGDISRKRKLLEKQKAGKKRMKQVGSVEIPQEAFLAILQVDEK from the coding sequence ATGAACAACATCCGTAATTTCTCCATCATCGCCCACATCGACCACGGTAAATCCACCCTGGCGGACCGCATCATCCAATCTTGCGGCGGCTTGTCTGATCGTGAAATGGGAGCCCAGGTGCTCGACTCCATGGATATCGAGCGCGAGCGCGGCATCACGATCAAGGCCCAGACCGCGGCGCTGTCCTACAAGGCGCTGGATGGCCAGATCTACAACCTGAACCTGATCGACACCCCGGGCCACGTCGACTTCAGCTACGAAGTCAGCCGTTCGCTGTCGGCCTGCGAAGGCGCGCTGCTGGTGGTCGACGCCTCGCAAGGGGTGGAAGCCCAGACCGTGGCCAACTGCTATACCGCGCTTGATCTGGGCGTGGAAGTGGTGCCGGTACTGAACAAGATCGACCTGCCTTCCGCCGATCCGGACAATGCGATTGCCGAAATCGAAGACGTGATCGGGATCGACGCCCACGATGCCGTGCATTGCTCGGCCAAGACCGGCCTCGGCGTGCGCGAAGTGCTGGAATCGCTGATCGTCAAGGTGCCGCCGCCGAAAGGCGATCCGGATGCCCCTTTGCAGGCATTGATTGTCGATTCCTGGTTCGACAACTATGTCGGCGTCGTGATGCTGGTGCGTATCAAGAACGGCACTTTGCGTCCGAAGGACAAGATTCTGCTGATGGCCACCGGCTCCCAGCATCTGACCGAAAGCGTCGGCGTGTTCACCCCTAAATCGCAGGCCCGCGAATCGCTGTCCGCCGGCCAGGTGGGTTTCATCATCGCCGGCATCAAAGAACTGAAGGCCGCCAAGGTGGGCGATACCGTCACCCTGGCTGCCAAGCCCGCAGCCGCGGCTTTGCCTGGTTTTAAGGAAGTGCAGCCGCAGGTGTTCGCCGGCCTGTTCCCGGTCGAGGCTAACCAGTACGATGCGCTGCGCGACTCGCTGGAAAAACTCAAGCTGAACGATGCTGCCCTGCAGTACGAACCTGAAGTGTCGCAGGCGCTGGGCTTCGGCTTCCGCTGCGGCTTCCTCGGTTTGCTGCACATGGAAATCGTCCAGGAACGTCTCGAGCGCGAGTTCGACATGGACCTGATCACCACTGCGCCCACCGTGATCTACGAAGTGGTCAAGCGCGACGGCACCATCATGCTGGTGGACAATCCGTCGAAGATGCCGGACCCGTCGAATATCGAAGAGGTGCGCGAGCCTATCGTCACCGTCAACCTGTACATGCCGCAAGAGTATGTCGGCTCGGTCATCACGCTCTGCACCCAGAAGCGCGGGCAGCAGGTCGACATGAGCTACCACGGCAAGCAGGTCAAGCTGACCTATGAAATCCCGATGGCGGAGGTGGTGCTCGATTTCTTCGACCGCCTGAAATCGACCTCGCGCGGTTATGCCTCGATGGATTACGAATTCAAGGAATACCGTTCGGCCGACGTGGTCAAGGTCGACATGCTGATCAACAGCGAAAAAGTCGATGCGCTGGCCATCATCGTGCACCGCGCCAACAGCCAGTACCGTGGCCGTGCCGTCGCCGCCAAGATGCGTGAGCTGATTCCGCGCCAGATGTTCGACGTTGCCATCCAGGCGGCGATCGGCGCCAACATCATTTCGCGCGAGAACGTCAAGGCCCTGCGCAAGAACGTGCTGGCGAAATGTTACGGCGGCGATATCAGCCGCAAGCGCAAATTGCTGGAAAAGCAGAAGGCCGGTAAAAAACGGATGAAGCAAGTGGGTTCCGTCGAGATCCCGCAAGAAGCATTCCTGGCAATCTTACAAGTGGATGAAAAATGA
- a CDS encoding MucB/RseB C-terminal domain-containing protein: MRQTRVLLGVVLSLVMVLSAHAESTDAANAADKQEAQALLKKIQSAAQKLNYSGTFIYQQANQIRTSRITHVLEGRNEVEKLEILDGQPREYIRRNEDVTGYMPETRTKIVEKRVTQDGFPAILAALPADLTEYYNVKLGETGRVAGFDCQAVLLEPKDNMRYGYKLWAEKISGLLLRAQTLNGKNEIVEQISFTQINIGNIDRSHLKPSFGNTSSWHTENNLINPANLNEWTVTGMPPGFKKVRELKRMVADAPPAKGAVGAAAMRREVSQLIFSDGLVAISIFIEPGSQSRTEGSLQQGALNIVGKRQGDYWLTIVGDVPPAAMRQVANSIELKNK, from the coding sequence ATGCGGCAGACGCGGGTCTTGCTGGGAGTCGTTCTGTCGCTGGTCATGGTGCTTTCCGCGCATGCGGAAAGCACCGATGCCGCAAATGCGGCTGACAAGCAGGAGGCGCAGGCGCTGTTGAAAAAAATCCAGTCGGCGGCGCAAAAGCTGAATTATTCAGGTACTTTCATCTACCAGCAGGCGAACCAGATACGCACCTCGCGTATCACGCATGTGCTGGAAGGCCGGAATGAAGTAGAAAAGCTGGAAATTCTCGACGGCCAGCCGCGCGAATATATCCGGCGTAACGAGGATGTCACCGGCTATATGCCGGAGACCCGCACCAAGATCGTCGAGAAACGGGTCACGCAAGACGGTTTTCCGGCCATCCTGGCGGCGTTGCCGGCTGACCTGACCGAATATTACAATGTCAAATTGGGCGAGACCGGGCGGGTTGCCGGTTTCGATTGCCAGGCCGTGCTGCTGGAGCCTAAAGACAATATGCGCTATGGCTACAAGCTGTGGGCGGAAAAAATTTCCGGCCTGCTGTTGCGAGCGCAAACGCTGAACGGCAAGAATGAGATCGTCGAGCAGATTTCTTTTACCCAGATCAACATAGGCAATATCGATCGCAGCCACCTGAAGCCGAGCTTTGGCAACACCAGCTCCTGGCACACGGAAAACAACCTGATCAACCCGGCCAACCTGAACGAATGGACGGTTACCGGCATGCCTCCCGGTTTCAAGAAAGTACGCGAACTCAAGCGCATGGTGGCCGATGCGCCGCCGGCCAAGGGCGCTGTCGGCGCGGCGGCAATGCGGCGCGAGGTGTCGCAGCTGATTTTTTCTGACGGGCTGGTGGCGATTTCGATCTTTATCGAGCCAGGCAGCCAGAGCCGTACTGAAGGATCCTTGCAGCAGGGAGCATTGAATATCGTCGGCAAGCGGCAAGGCGATTATTGGCTGACGATAGTGGGCGATGTGCCGCCTGCGGCGATGAGGCAGGTGGCGAATTCGATTGAACTCAAAAACAAATAA
- a CDS encoding glutaredoxin family protein, producing the protein MSKPHFILYNRSYCHLCEDMLQALLALQASDESAPGWFTVELIDVDADPELVARYDELVPVLAGVRDGQPAVQLCHYFLDVDAVRGFLGGAA; encoded by the coding sequence ATGTCAAAGCCCCATTTCATTCTGTATAACCGTTCCTACTGCCATCTCTGCGAAGACATGTTGCAGGCGCTGCTGGCTTTGCAGGCGTCCGATGAAAGCGCCCCGGGCTGGTTTACGGTCGAATTGATCGATGTCGATGCGGATCCGGAACTGGTGGCCAGGTACGATGAGCTGGTCCCTGTGCTTGCCGGGGTCAGGGACGGCCAGCCGGCCGTGCAGCTTTGCCATTATTTTCTCGATGTCGATGCTGTAAGAGGTTTTTTGGGTGGGGCCGCCTAG